One Mesorhizobium sp. J428 DNA segment encodes these proteins:
- a CDS encoding class II histone deacetylase, translating into MATRTGWNFHELYLWHDTGNAATWYPPGLAIEPGEHAENPATKRRFKNLMEVSGLADRLVRIDAAPLDADDLALFHTRDYIARIKAQSDAGGGDASYLTPFGKGGYEIACLSAGGTYAIMDAVLSGTVDNAYALVRPPGHHAERDRGLGFCLFGNVPIAILKARRKHGFLRIATVDWDVHHGNGTEQAFYEDPGVLTISIHQDRLFPGNRGAREDRGANAGLGFNLNVPLSPGCGHGAYVAVFEQIVLPALERYQPEAIVVPSGFDAAAIDPHAAVCCCTARHIGP; encoded by the coding sequence ATGGCAACGAGAACCGGCTGGAATTTTCACGAACTCTATCTGTGGCATGACACCGGCAATGCGGCGACCTGGTATCCGCCCGGCCTCGCGATCGAACCCGGCGAACACGCCGAGAACCCCGCCACCAAGCGTCGCTTCAAGAATCTGATGGAGGTGTCGGGCCTTGCCGACCGGCTCGTGCGCATAGATGCGGCGCCGTTGGATGCGGACGATCTCGCCCTCTTCCATACGCGTGACTACATCGCCCGCATCAAGGCGCAAAGTGACGCCGGCGGCGGCGACGCCAGCTACCTCACCCCATTCGGAAAAGGCGGCTACGAGATCGCATGCCTCTCGGCAGGTGGAACATATGCAATCATGGATGCCGTCCTGTCGGGAACCGTCGACAACGCCTATGCGCTCGTTCGGCCACCTGGCCACCATGCCGAACGGGACAGGGGTCTGGGCTTCTGCCTGTTCGGCAATGTTCCGATCGCAATCCTGAAGGCGCGACGCAAACACGGTTTCCTGCGCATCGCGACCGTCGATTGGGACGTGCACCATGGCAACGGTACGGAGCAGGCGTTTTATGAGGATCCCGGCGTGCTCACGATCTCGATCCATCAGGACCGGCTGTTCCCAGGCAACAGGGGCGCCCGCGAAGATCGTGGCGCCAATGCCGGACTGGGCTTCAACCTCAACGTTCCGCTGTCGCCCGGCTGCGGCCACGGCGCCTATGTCGCCGTTTTCGAGCAGATCGTGCTGCCCGCTCTGGAGCGCTACCAGCCGGAGGCGATTGTAGTGCCGTCGGGTTTCGACGCCGCGGCGATAGATCCGCATGCGGCCGTATGCTGCTGCACAGCGAGACATATCGGACCATGA
- a CDS encoding ABC transporter substrate-binding protein, which yields MTTSLAQAQEKGGTLNITLTADIRSLDASKTDNNTDSVLYHLFDPLVAFKNDLTIGPAAADSWEISEDGKTYTFKLKEGATYSNGDKVVAADFKWLWERRMTGEGSTWLCIPSFDGARGVKVVSVEAPSDESLVFKLEAPSNQFLVRLADPVCNAWFASPKNVDASGNWIENSAIGSGPFKLKEWRKEQYISLERFDGYVPAKGPRDGHSGDRTAYVDEARFMIIPDKTAAETALYAGQVDVVSTVSPRRIEEMKSKGADVLSSPGLSLTAMLIQTNDPLLSDVRMRKAIAHAIDFRQFAESQTVGMAEFNPSGVPQSSAYFDEAFISSWPEYDLEKSKALLAEVGYKGEPIKMQTNQRYQGIDDNSVVIQAMLSMAGINIQLDVVDWAAQLDNFFSGSFQMQSFGYSGRPDPIVLYGMFTGDKSKFSSYQWGDAKALELYFKASDTADFDERKKYLIELQNLMAEQVPILGMYYFPVIEAVSKRIEGYQSWPLDRPRAWGVSIKK from the coding sequence ATGACGACGTCCCTGGCGCAGGCTCAGGAAAAGGGAGGAACGCTCAACATCACGCTGACGGCCGACATCCGCAGCCTCGATGCGAGCAAGACGGACAACAACACGGACTCGGTCCTCTATCACCTCTTCGATCCGCTCGTGGCGTTCAAGAACGACCTGACTATCGGACCGGCCGCCGCTGACAGCTGGGAAATCTCGGAAGACGGCAAGACCTATACGTTCAAGCTCAAGGAAGGCGCCACCTACTCCAACGGCGACAAGGTGGTCGCCGCGGATTTCAAATGGCTCTGGGAGCGCCGCATGACCGGCGAGGGCTCCACCTGGCTCTGCATTCCGAGCTTCGACGGCGCGCGCGGCGTGAAGGTGGTGTCGGTCGAGGCTCCGTCGGACGAGTCGCTTGTCTTCAAACTTGAAGCGCCCAGCAACCAGTTTCTCGTCCGTCTGGCAGATCCGGTCTGTAATGCCTGGTTCGCCAGCCCGAAAAACGTCGACGCGAGCGGCAACTGGATCGAGAACTCAGCCATCGGCTCCGGTCCCTTCAAGCTGAAGGAATGGCGCAAGGAGCAGTATATCTCACTTGAGCGCTTCGATGGATACGTTCCGGCCAAGGGCCCACGCGACGGTCATTCGGGCGATCGCACCGCCTATGTCGACGAAGCCCGCTTCATGATCATTCCCGACAAGACGGCGGCGGAGACGGCACTTTACGCTGGGCAGGTCGACGTGGTGTCCACCGTGTCGCCGCGACGCATCGAGGAGATGAAGTCGAAGGGCGCGGACGTGCTTTCCTCCCCCGGCCTGTCGCTGACGGCGATGCTGATCCAGACCAACGATCCCCTGCTTTCCGATGTGCGCATGCGCAAGGCGATCGCCCATGCGATCGACTTCCGCCAGTTCGCTGAATCACAGACGGTGGGCATGGCCGAGTTCAACCCGTCGGGTGTTCCTCAGTCTAGTGCGTATTTCGACGAGGCGTTCATCTCGAGCTGGCCCGAATACGACCTCGAAAAGTCGAAGGCGCTGCTGGCCGAGGTCGGCTACAAAGGCGAGCCGATCAAGATGCAGACCAACCAGCGCTACCAGGGGATTGACGACAATTCCGTCGTGATCCAGGCGATGTTGTCGATGGCTGGGATCAATATCCAGCTCGACGTTGTCGACTGGGCCGCGCAGCTGGACAACTTCTTCTCGGGAAGCTTCCAGATGCAGTCCTTCGGCTATTCCGGGCGGCCTGATCCGATCGTGCTCTACGGCATGTTCACCGGCGACAAGAGCAAGTTCTCCAGCTACCAGTGGGGTGACGCCAAGGCTCTCGAGCTCTACTTCAAGGCAAGCGACACCGCCGATTTCGATGAGCGTAAGAAATATCTGATCGAGCTGCAGAACCTGATGGCCGAGCAGGTTCCGATCCTCGGAATGTATTATTTCCCGGTCATCGAAGCCGTTTCGAAGCGCATCGAGGGCTACCAGTCGTGGCCGCTCGATCGCCCGCGCGCCTGGGGCGTGTCGATCAAGAAATAG
- a CDS encoding aspartate aminotransferase family protein — protein sequence MKRLLSTGLNAGSDTVVEVVGGKGAWFELADGRKVLDGSNSAGVLGHAHPDMVETIRRAAEYPAVSEGWFFRERERSAEDLIDIAFAEEKDWIGAVRFGLSGSEINDLALSLAQAVTGRSAIATRERAYHGLTGLAREVTVQPQWHGGLSKMSGGVSLPARAADTRIIAAPTGSLWGERVRDLEPEGQAEVEAKLAGAAAIIIDYSQGGIYHDAGWQDMVAGAARNTQTLWIADEVITGGGRSGRWFAFQGGETRPDIVTMGKSLAGGIAPIGAVILSKEMVEKLDGAAWQAYSTFRGHPIAMAGVRAYLRVIKRDRLIERAAELAAMIAPRLVAIAEKHPSVARVDGRGMHWTIELHGPHWKDWRADTSAVPVASRVSGRAFDNGVVIGTSGEETSLFLAPPLIVSDAEMNQILDVLDDALSVADEALAGRSA from the coding sequence ATGAAACGACTTCTCAGCACCGGCCTCAACGCGGGCTCCGACACGGTTGTCGAGGTTGTCGGCGGCAAGGGTGCCTGGTTCGAACTGGCCGACGGGCGCAAGGTGCTCGACGGCTCGAACTCCGCCGGCGTGCTCGGCCACGCGCATCCCGACATGGTCGAGACGATCCGGCGCGCCGCCGAATACCCGGCGGTGAGCGAAGGCTGGTTCTTCCGCGAGCGCGAGAGGTCCGCCGAGGACCTGATCGACATCGCCTTCGCCGAGGAAAAGGATTGGATCGGCGCGGTCCGTTTCGGACTGTCCGGCAGCGAGATCAACGATCTCGCCCTTTCGCTTGCGCAGGCGGTCACCGGCCGCTCGGCGATTGCGACCCGCGAGCGCGCCTATCACGGCCTGACGGGGCTCGCGCGCGAGGTGACCGTGCAGCCGCAATGGCATGGCGGGTTGTCGAAGATGTCGGGCGGCGTCAGCCTGCCGGCCCGCGCTGCCGATACGCGCATCATCGCAGCTCCGACCGGTTCCCTATGGGGCGAGCGCGTTCGTGACCTCGAGCCCGAAGGCCAGGCCGAGGTCGAGGCGAAGCTGGCAGGCGCCGCGGCCATCATCATCGACTACAGCCAGGGCGGCATCTATCACGACGCCGGCTGGCAGGACATGGTCGCGGGTGCGGCACGCAACACGCAGACCCTGTGGATCGCCGACGAGGTCATCACCGGGGGCGGCCGCAGCGGGCGCTGGTTCGCATTCCAGGGCGGCGAGACCCGCCCTGACATCGTCACGATGGGCAAGTCGCTCGCCGGCGGCATCGCCCCGATCGGCGCCGTGATCCTGTCGAAGGAGATGGTCGAAAAACTCGACGGCGCAGCCTGGCAGGCCTATAGCACTTTCCGTGGCCATCCGATCGCGATGGCCGGCGTGCGCGCCTATCTCCGCGTCATCAAGCGCGACCGGCTGATCGAGCGCGCCGCGGAACTCGCGGCGATGATCGCGCCGCGCCTCGTCGCGATCGCCGAGAAGCATCCGAGCGTCGCCAGGGTCGACGGTCGCGGCATGCACTGGACGATCGAACTCCACGGCCCCCACTGGAAGGACTGGCGCGCCGACACGTCGGCCGTTCCGGTCGCCTCGCGCGTCTCCGGCCGGGCCTTCGACAATGGCGTGGTCATCGGCACGAGCGGCGAGGAGACGTCACTGTTCCTGGCGCCGCCGCTGATCGTCTCGGATGCCGAGATGAACCAGATCCTCGACGTGCTCGACGACGCCCTGTCGGTCGCCGACGAGGCACTCGCCGGCCGTTCGGCCTGA
- a CDS encoding LysR family transcriptional regulator — protein sequence MNLRFIETFLWVARLGSFSAAAERLGATQAAVSHRVATLEDELGVTLFDRDPRAVTLTPIGRQAVPRAEEIMLAVGAFRLAIADPGRLEGTISIGTNDVISHTMLPRIIGRVRERFPGITLDLQIETSANIARGLVERRIDVAIAMGPIEASRVVNLDFGSFESVWVASPSLGLSGRGTLGLADLLPRSLMTFSRESPPHLMLLRQLADAGLAASPISNVNSLITMMALTVDGFGVAALPRLVVEQHLAAGTLEALDVQPAFPALVHHLSYVEQNDSPVVRAIASIAFEAAAEAIRPGVFERKGTSDGR from the coding sequence ATGAACCTGAGGTTCATCGAGACGTTTCTTTGGGTGGCTCGCCTGGGTTCGTTCAGCGCGGCCGCCGAGCGGCTCGGCGCCACGCAGGCTGCGGTCTCCCACCGGGTCGCGACGCTCGAAGACGAACTCGGCGTTACGCTCTTCGATCGAGATCCCCGTGCCGTCACGCTGACGCCCATAGGCCGGCAGGCGGTGCCAAGGGCCGAAGAGATAATGCTCGCGGTCGGCGCGTTCCGTCTGGCGATTGCCGATCCGGGCAGGCTCGAGGGAACGATCAGCATCGGGACAAACGACGTCATATCGCACACCATGCTGCCGCGGATCATCGGCAGGGTACGCGAGCGTTTTCCGGGTATCACGCTCGATCTGCAGATCGAGACCAGCGCCAACATCGCGCGTGGCTTGGTCGAGCGCCGGATCGACGTCGCAATCGCAATGGGGCCGATCGAGGCAAGCCGGGTGGTCAATCTGGATTTCGGCTCGTTCGAGTCAGTCTGGGTGGCCAGTCCCTCGCTGGGTCTGTCCGGGCGTGGAACGCTGGGGCTTGCAGACCTGCTGCCACGCTCGCTGATGACCTTTTCGCGTGAAAGTCCGCCGCACCTGATGCTGCTTCGCCAACTCGCGGATGCCGGCCTCGCGGCAAGTCCGATCTCGAACGTCAATTCGCTGATCACGATGATGGCGCTGACAGTCGACGGCTTCGGCGTCGCGGCCCTGCCTCGGCTTGTGGTCGAGCAGCATCTGGCCGCCGGCACGCTCGAGGCGCTCGATGTGCAGCCGGCGTTCCCGGCGCTGGTCCATCATCTCAGCTATGTCGAACAGAACGACAGTCCCGTCGTCCGCGCCATCGCCTCGATCGCATTCGAGGCAGCAGCGGAAGCTATCCGTCCCGGCGTGTTCGAGCGGAAAGGCACAAGTGATGGCCGATAG
- a CDS encoding RraA family protein, with product MSRGTAVTVRTPHADSTIIHYVTKLIRPGDFLVVERCGDTRHACFGGAVGHAMKIAGLKGAAIDGPATDLGELRRIGLPVWCRGPSSITTKLMGLDGAINVPVTVGGQVIRPGDAILADESGVVALDPAAAAAIALEAIADQEDEQLLLDRLRNGEHLPDITGATEMVERMLSGV from the coding sequence GTGTCGCGGGGCACGGCCGTCACGGTCCGGACGCCTCATGCGGATTCCACGATCATCCACTACGTCACCAAACTGATCCGCCCGGGCGACTTCCTGGTCGTCGAGCGATGCGGCGACACGCGCCACGCCTGTTTCGGCGGCGCCGTAGGCCACGCCATGAAGATTGCTGGCCTCAAGGGAGCCGCGATCGACGGCCCCGCGACCGATCTGGGGGAACTGCGCCGCATAGGACTGCCCGTCTGGTGCCGCGGCCCCTCATCGATCACTACAAAGCTGATGGGACTGGATGGCGCGATAAACGTCCCAGTGACGGTCGGCGGACAGGTTATACGGCCGGGCGACGCCATCCTGGCGGATGAGAGCGGAGTGGTCGCGCTGGATCCGGCCGCCGCAGCCGCAATCGCCCTCGAGGCGATCGCTGACCAGGAGGACGAGCAGCTATTGCTCGATCGGCTGCGCAACGGCGAACACCTGCCGGACATCACTGGAGCGACCGAGATGGTCGAGAGAATGCTTTCCGGCGTTTGA
- a CDS encoding nuclear transport factor 2 family protein — MSEEDQIRAVLKDYFDGLYFGDMTRFSSAFHPACRLFTVADGAVQTIDYAPYMERCAGRKAPVESGEPQVAEIIDLTVSTSDTAHARVRDAFPPRTFVNELSLAKSEGSWKIVSKLYHAFT, encoded by the coding sequence ATGAGCGAAGAAGACCAGATCCGTGCCGTCCTCAAGGACTATTTCGACGGCCTCTATTTCGGCGACATGACGCGTTTCTCAAGCGCCTTCCATCCGGCCTGCCGCCTGTTCACGGTGGCTGACGGCGCAGTGCAGACCATCGACTACGCGCCCTATATGGAGCGCTGCGCCGGACGCAAGGCACCGGTCGAAAGCGGCGAACCGCAGGTGGCAGAGATCATCGATCTGACCGTCTCAACCTCCGACACCGCCCACGCACGCGTCCGCGACGCGTTCCCGCCGCGCACCTTCGTCAACGAACTCAGCCTGGCGAAATCGGAAGGCTCCTGGAAAATCGTCTCGAAGCTCTACCACGCCTTCACTTGA
- a CDS encoding serine hydrolase, translated as MNAATQFRRADIDLNNWRMRPYSAWAFQHVAEFVPSAQIEGVRRQEAPVVELGGFADLQVANVAGEERRLPDFLAESHSDALVVMREGKVVAEWYAPHTTPFRPHLVFSISKSFTGLLAGILEEEGKLSFDQMVTDFVPEAAGSAYDDLTLYDLFNMTVAVEFEESYLDATGDFDRYRRAMLWKPERADEATLTLRELFCRLPRAAHGHGTRHAYRSPNADMAGIVVEIASGKRYADLLSERIWKPMGAHTDGFITVDRAGNPRSSGGISVTARDLARLGDLVRVGGDDVLPNGFVERLWAGGNREVWASGDQRLLYPGGSYLAYWYETGTGALAAMGIHGQCLWIDRASQTVVVRQSSEPMPIDDKLDQRVIAMMKAICSA; from the coding sequence ATGAACGCTGCTACACAGTTTCGACGCGCTGATATCGACCTGAACAATTGGCGCATGCGACCTTATTCCGCCTGGGCATTCCAGCACGTAGCGGAGTTCGTGCCGTCCGCCCAGATCGAAGGTGTGCGGAGGCAGGAGGCGCCAGTTGTCGAACTCGGCGGCTTCGCGGATCTGCAGGTCGCAAACGTTGCGGGAGAAGAGCGCCGGCTTCCTGACTTCCTTGCTGAAAGCCACAGCGATGCGCTTGTCGTGATGCGCGAGGGCAAGGTGGTCGCGGAATGGTATGCACCCCACACAACACCCTTCCGCCCGCATCTCGTCTTTTCCATCTCAAAGTCATTTACCGGTCTTCTGGCTGGAATCCTGGAGGAGGAAGGCAAGCTGTCGTTCGACCAGATGGTCACCGATTTCGTGCCTGAAGCGGCCGGTTCGGCCTATGACGACCTGACCCTCTATGACCTGTTCAACATGACCGTGGCGGTGGAATTCGAGGAAAGCTACCTCGACGCGACCGGAGACTTCGACCGGTATCGTCGCGCAATGCTCTGGAAACCGGAGCGGGCAGACGAGGCTACACTGACGCTTCGCGAACTGTTCTGCCGGCTGCCTCGCGCCGCGCACGGACATGGTACGCGCCACGCCTATCGTTCGCCCAATGCCGATATGGCCGGCATCGTCGTCGAAATCGCCTCGGGCAAGCGCTACGCGGATCTGCTGAGCGAACGGATCTGGAAGCCAATGGGCGCGCACACGGATGGTTTCATCACCGTCGACCGCGCGGGCAATCCTCGTTCCTCCGGCGGCATTTCCGTCACGGCGCGCGACCTGGCGCGGCTTGGCGACCTGGTGAGGGTCGGTGGGGACGATGTCCTGCCGAACGGATTCGTCGAGCGGCTGTGGGCAGGCGGCAACCGAGAGGTCTGGGCGAGCGGCGACCAGCGCCTGCTTTATCCCGGCGGAAGCTACCTGGCCTACTGGTACGAAACCGGCACGGGCGCTCTGGCCGCGATGGGCATCCATGGCCAGTGCCTCTGGATCGACAGAGCTTCGCAGACGGTGGTCGTGCGTCAGTCTTCGGAGCCTATGCCGATCGATGACAAGCTCGACCAGCGTGTCATCGCAATGATGAAGGCCATCTGCTCTGCCTGA
- a CDS encoding carbon-nitrogen hydrolase family protein: protein MKVGIVQMNSQRDKSENLAQAERLITTLMARDEPDLVVLPEYFASIGGDREFIRSTGEVFPEGQGYRQISRLAREFETTIHCGSMVERADGAYYNTSVVFGPDGLELARYRKMHLFDIDSPDGTAYRESETIARGEDIVTFNVGAVTVGCAICYDIRFPELFRALRDRGADVIVVPAAFALMTGKDHWEVLLRARAIETQTYIVAPGQTLSHDDGKFWCWGHSMIVDPWGHVVAQCSDGVGSACATLDLDLISNVRERIPVAAHHVLGALS, encoded by the coding sequence GTGAAAGTCGGTATCGTTCAGATGAATTCGCAGAGGGACAAGTCGGAAAATCTCGCACAGGCCGAGAGACTGATCACGACGCTGATGGCGCGCGACGAACCCGATCTCGTGGTGCTCCCAGAATACTTTGCCTCGATCGGTGGCGACCGCGAATTCATCCGTTCGACGGGCGAGGTGTTTCCCGAGGGGCAGGGCTACAGGCAGATTTCGCGGCTCGCACGCGAGTTCGAAACCACGATCCATTGCGGCTCGATGGTCGAGAGGGCGGACGGAGCCTACTACAATACCAGCGTGGTGTTCGGCCCGGACGGCCTCGAACTCGCCCGCTATCGCAAGATGCATCTGTTCGACATCGACTCTCCCGATGGCACGGCCTATCGCGAGTCCGAGACGATTGCGCGTGGCGAGGACATCGTCACCTTCAATGTCGGCGCGGTAACGGTGGGTTGCGCAATCTGCTACGATATCCGCTTCCCAGAACTGTTCCGCGCTTTGCGCGACCGGGGCGCCGATGTCATCGTCGTGCCGGCGGCGTTCGCCCTGATGACGGGCAAGGACCACTGGGAAGTGCTCCTGCGCGCTCGCGCGATAGAGACACAGACCTACATCGTCGCTCCTGGCCAGACGCTGTCCCATGACGACGGCAAGTTCTGGTGCTGGGGACACTCGATGATCGTCGATCCATGGGGACATGTCGTCGCCCAGTGTTCGGACGGTGTCGGCTCGGCCTGCGCCACGCTGGACCTCGACCTCATATCGAACGTTCGCGAACGGATCCCGGTCGCGGCTCATCATGTCTTGGGAGCCTTATCCTGA
- a CDS encoding molybdopterin-dependent oxidoreductase, with protein sequence MSEIQSFHHAAHWGRFSVLTQDGRIVQVEPADDDPAPSGILRSVAEWVDPTHRISQPMVRKGWLENRSRTGRGAEEFVPVDWDTALGLVASEITRVAKNHGNASIFGGSYGWTSAGRFHHAATLLKRTLNLVGGYTGHVDTYSVGAGAVIVRHALGSPDAFMGYGTSLENVIRHGETLLVFGALAPRTAQNESGGVSKHLLDEKLRKITAEGIKVIHVSPLREDVPDHVGAEWWAIRPNTDTALMLALACEIVAAGRYDAEFLRRCCSGSDLYLAYLRGESDGVPKSAEWASAITGLPAERIRELARLVSDTRTMITVSWALQRAHHGEQPFWAALGLAAVAGQIGTPGGGVGYGYGSLGAVGIHNTASKSPAMSEGRKPIRSFIPVARITDLLTRPGETFTYEGETLTYPDIRLVYWAGGNPYHHHQDLNRLRQAWERPETIIVQDPLWTATAQRADIVLPASTSLERNDIAGHRRSSRLMAMHRTVQPVGQSRGDFDIFRHLSRLLGVEEAFTEGRDEMGWIEHLYNLSRQDAARFSAELPSFEEFWRRGYVDVPSFDEDMTYLEAFTADPENNPLGTESGRIVLGSEALARFAHADSPPHPAWIEPVEWLGGETAARHGFHLISHQPRTRLHSQLDYALNSREGKTAGYETAILNQADAARLEVKDGDVIRIFNDRGACLAGATVSADVRESVIVLPTGAWYLPQDESERPLDLSGNPNVLTIDIPSSAFGQGCSAHTCLVSVERYDPQ encoded by the coding sequence ATGTCTGAGATTCAAAGCTTCCATCACGCCGCCCACTGGGGCCGCTTCTCGGTGCTGACGCAGGACGGGCGGATCGTGCAGGTCGAGCCGGCGGACGACGATCCGGCACCATCCGGCATCCTGCGTTCGGTCGCCGAATGGGTCGACCCGACACACCGCATTTCGCAGCCGATGGTCCGCAAGGGATGGCTGGAAAACCGCTCCCGCACCGGCCGCGGCGCGGAAGAATTCGTGCCCGTCGACTGGGACACCGCGCTCGGCCTGGTGGCGTCGGAGATCACCAGGGTGGCGAAGAACCACGGCAACGCCTCCATCTTCGGCGGCTCCTACGGCTGGACGAGTGCGGGCCGCTTCCACCACGCGGCCACGCTCCTGAAGCGCACCCTCAACCTCGTCGGTGGCTATACCGGCCATGTCGACACCTACAGCGTCGGGGCCGGCGCCGTGATCGTGCGCCATGCTCTCGGCTCGCCGGATGCATTCATGGGCTACGGGACGTCGCTGGAAAACGTCATCCGCCACGGCGAGACACTGCTGGTGTTCGGGGCGCTCGCGCCGCGCACCGCGCAGAACGAATCCGGCGGAGTCTCCAAGCACCTGCTCGACGAGAAGCTGCGCAAGATCACGGCCGAGGGCATCAAGGTGATTCACGTCTCGCCGCTGCGCGAGGACGTTCCCGATCATGTCGGGGCCGAATGGTGGGCGATACGCCCCAACACCGACACCGCCCTGATGCTGGCGCTCGCCTGCGAGATCGTCGCAGCCGGCCGGTATGACGCGGAGTTCCTCCGGCGCTGCTGCAGCGGCAGCGACCTCTATCTCGCCTATCTGCGCGGCGAGAGCGACGGCGTGCCGAAGAGTGCGGAATGGGCATCGGCAATCACCGGCCTGCCGGCGGAGCGCATCCGCGAGCTCGCACGGCTCGTATCGGACACCCGGACGATGATCACCGTCAGCTGGGCGCTGCAGCGCGCGCATCACGGCGAACAACCCTTCTGGGCTGCCCTTGGTCTGGCGGCCGTCGCCGGCCAGATCGGCACGCCCGGCGGCGGCGTCGGCTACGGCTACGGCTCCCTTGGTGCTGTGGGCATCCACAACACCGCTTCGAAGTCGCCGGCGATGAGCGAGGGGCGAAAGCCGATCCGCAGCTTCATCCCCGTTGCGCGCATCACCGACCTTTTGACCCGCCCCGGCGAGACCTTCACCTATGAGGGGGAGACACTCACCTACCCGGACATTCGCCTCGTCTACTGGGCGGGCGGCAATCCCTACCACCACCATCAGGACCTCAACCGCCTTCGCCAGGCTTGGGAACGGCCGGAGACCATCATCGTCCAGGACCCGCTGTGGACCGCGACGGCGCAGCGCGCCGACATCGTACTGCCGGCGAGCACCTCGCTGGAGCGCAACGACATCGCCGGACATCGGCGCAGTTCCCGGCTGATGGCGATGCACCGCACCGTCCAGCCTGTTGGCCAGTCGCGCGGCGACTTCGACATCTTCCGCCATCTCAGCCGCCTGCTCGGCGTCGAGGAGGCCTTCACCGAGGGCCGCGACGAGATGGGCTGGATCGAGCATCTCTACAACCTCTCCCGACAGGACGCCGCGCGCTTCTCCGCGGAGCTGCCGTCGTTCGAGGAATTCTGGCGGCGCGGCTATGTCGACGTTCCGTCCTTCGACGAGGACATGACCTATCTCGAGGCGTTCACCGCGGATCCGGAGAACAACCCGCTCGGCACCGAGAGCGGCCGCATCGTCCTCGGCAGCGAGGCGCTGGCGCGCTTCGCCCATGCCGATTCGCCGCCGCATCCCGCCTGGATCGAACCTGTGGAATGGCTGGGCGGCGAAACGGCGGCGCGCCACGGCTTCCATCTCATCTCGCACCAGCCGCGCACGCGCCTGCACAGCCAGCTCGACTACGCCCTGAACAGCCGCGAGGGAAAGACGGCCGGCTACGAGACGGCGATCCTCAACCAGGCAGACGCCGCCCGGCTCGAGGTCAAGGATGGCGACGTGATCCGCATCTTCAACGACCGCGGCGCCTGCCTGGCGGGCGCCACGGTCAGCGCGGACGTCCGCGAATCCGTCATCGTCCTGCCAACGGGGGCCTGGTATCTGCCGCAAGACGAGTCGGAGCGCCCGCTCGACCTGTCGGGCAACCCCAACGTGCTGACCATCGACATCCCAAGCTCGGCCTTCGGCCAGGGCTGCAGCGCGCACACCTGTCTCGTCAGCGTCGAACGGTACGATCCGCAATGA